Part of the Candidatus Manganitrophaceae bacterium genome, GCGTTCCCGAACGGCACACCGGAAACCTGCGCGCCGGCATGCATCCTTTTCCCCTTCCGGTCGCCGTGCCGGAAATCACGGTATCCTTGCTCTGGCACCCGCGGCTCGATGCCGATCCGGCGCACCGCTGGCTGCGCGGCTGCGTTCGGGACGCTTGCGCGGAGCAACGCACCGATTCATCGGCATGAGGAAGAACGCCGAAAGTTGAATGGATATCGTGAAGATGAACTCATCGGGAGATCGTCACGATCGCCGGTGGCTTTTCAACCGCACCCCCCGTCAGGCCGACGCTTCGCGCAGGGTATGATACAGCGTCCGATCCTCCCTTAGAGATATAAAAAAGCACTCAGACAGAAAGAGAATCCCCGCCTTCTTCGGCTTTCTCCTCTTTCTCTCAAAATCACATTGGCTTTTCAGATGAAATATTTTGCTAATATTCGGCAAACCCCAAGGTTCTATCGAGCGGAATAAGGCCATCTAAGCGGTCTTTTAATGGCACTCTATTTGCGTATTGAAAGGTTTAGCAGTTGAATTGATAGAAATAAATAGCGATCTTTTTGAGAATGGAGGACGACAATGAAGTGTGCGCGATGTTCAGGCTCGATGGTATACGAAAATTACGATGGGATTGAAGACCAATATGCATGGGGGTATAAAGCCTTTAAATGCCTTCACTGCGGGGATGTGGTCGACCCGATTATTCTGGCCAATCGGAGACGGTTTAAATCTCCTTGCCGAAAAGCCGCCTAAAGTTCCTTCTCTTCCTTCAGGGTCGGTTTCACCTATCACCGGTTAAGCAGATAGGCGCTCTCCTGTCGCCCAGCAGAGCATGGTTATGGCCGTATGCGAAGTTGCAGGTATATGACGACGACCGATGCCTTGCCAGCCGTCTTGAAAATCTTTGCTCTTTATAAGTGGGCCATACATCGGAGCGATGACCGGTACGACATTGCTCTTATTATTTATTATGCGGACAGGTTCCACATTCGGGCTCAGTACCCTATGACGCGTCACCGCCGCCTCTGCGCGAATTTGTGAAATAGATAAAAGCCAGCGGGATACCGATAAATCTCAAACAATATAAATTTAGTCCCTCGATTTCAACAAAAGACTTTCACCCCCAGCCGTTTATTTTCGAGATAGACCCTGTTCAGTAAAACGGTCCCTTTCCTGCGCGATCATTTACATATCTATTTCTGAGAGATGTCCAAAATGATGAATCCCCCCCTTGAGGTTTTGCTAAGCGGTGCGGCGAGAGACCGTCCGCTTCGGGTGATACTGTCTATTCAATCGGAATATATCCCTTTTGAATCGCATGGCGAACGAGCTCGGCCGCATGGCCCAATCCAAGCTTATTCATCACGTGCGTGCGATAGGTCTGCACCGTCTTCTCAAACAGCCCCAAATGCTCGGCGATCTCTCGGATGCTCAAACCTTCTGCAATGAGACAGAGGACTTCTTTCTTTCGCTTCGAGAGCAGACGGCTGAAGGCCATTTTGAAACTCCTTATTTCCTTCGACGAAAATCAACTTCATCGGCCGGTTCCCGTGGGCTTTGGGTGCGAGCCTCGTTTCTCGGAAGGAGGGTGACGGCAAGAGGAGACCCTTGCCGCTCTCCCCCAAGTGCGATGCTGGGATCCTAATCAGGTCCCTGGCTTCCCATCACCCACGGGAAGGGATGCGGCTGCTTCGGGTCTCGAGGGGAGGCTGCCGATGCGGCCGCAAGCGCATTCTTCGGATCTCTAAATGCACCTAGAGTGCCTCGGGATAAGAAGCGGCAGAGATTGAAAATAGCCGGGTCTCGAAGGCGATTCGATCGAAATCGTTGCCGAAAAAATAGATGAGGAGGAGCGCGTTTATCTTTCCAGATACGAACATCCGATACACTGTATCTTCAGCCGCGCCGTTTTATCCAAAAGCAGACGACGCGCGCAGACGCCTGTGATATCGGGCTGCCATGCGCTGCCGTCCCTTGTTTGGGCTTCCGGTTCAGCCCCCCATCCGACGGTAAATGGCC contains:
- a CDS encoding response regulator transcription factor; the encoded protein is MAFSRLLSKRKKEVLCLIAEGLSIREIAEHLGLFEKTVQTYRTHVMNKLGLGHAAELVRHAIQKGYIPIE